The proteins below are encoded in one region of Fulvia fulva chromosome 9, complete sequence:
- a CDS encoding putative indole-3-pyruvate monooxygenase: MSCSPDMFPHPVKTYRSTPYDRIAPRNATFDGAGKTVVITGGATGVGLSVANSFAEAETSRIVIISRSATSQQKARVELQNRHPKTKVELFQGSIDNIYRIKEILNQVGTPDVLVLSAATSHKHVPTIQIPDDEMEENWNINVLAQYKIVMAHLAMPKPAGAQKTIVNVSSACGQLIVPGLTGYGPSKAAFTQMVSHLAAEYTPEKDGVRMLNFHPVRDKNADADKIATIVVDTLDTCLAKEDYEGVSRLVLKDGHWRDHLASSLDFRTVKGASNVIFFLQDNSAVEEIIIERDTDFRKPHFGPLNLNGDPENITFHVSFRASHGTGRGVFRLLDEGTGWVISTVFLSLQELGGDQEPEGTKRPDGPFDDEEKKIRNWQDRRTEANEFKERDPAALVVGAGQAGLMASARLKMLGVDTLAIDTNDRVGENWRRRYHSLVLHDPVYFDQMPYMPFPKSWPLYTPKDKLADWSEAYASTLELNIWTKTKLVSSQWDKGESKWTVELERTQSDGKTEKRTIRPWHIVQCTGHSGKKLVPEIKGMDSFKGDVLCHSSDYTGVSQEGHDIYRDYYEHGYAVKMVQRSSTCVVTSSSITNVGLADADLWLWGMPPELFKAQQSKVSGLQKDTDSEILKGLEKAGFKCDDGTDDSGLFVKYLQRSGGYYIDVGASQMIADGKIKVKHGQEITEITAHGLSFADGTSLEADEIVFATGYQNMRSQARITVGDEVTDRVGDVRGLDKEGEFRTIYRRSGHPGFWFFGGNFPLCRYYSRLLALQIKAIDTGVGARESGHYKVREGGGSKPSDDEVLVLN, from the exons ATGTCCTGCTCACCAGATATGTTTCCACATCCGGTTAAGACGTACCGCTCCACGCCCTACGACCGTATCGCACCACGAAATGCGACATTTGATGGCGCTGGCAAGACGGTCGTGATTACAGGTGGCGCTACAGGCGTTGGTCTATCTGTAGCGAACTCCTTCGCTGAGGCTGAAACGTCACGCATCGTGATCATCTCTCGCTCAGCAACTTCACAGCAGAAGGCGAGGGTGGAACTTCAGAACCGGCACCCTAAGACCAAAGTTGAGCTCTTCCAAGGCAGTATCGACAACATCTATCGGATCAAAGAGATCTTGAATCAAGTCGGCACGCCAGATGTGCTGGTCCTCAGTGCAGCGACTTCGCACAAGCACGTCCCAACAATCCAGATCCCGGACGATGAGATGGAGGAGAACTGGAACATCAACGTTCTAGCACAGTACAAGATCGTTATGGCACACCTCGCTATGCCGAAGCCAGCCGGTGCTCAGAAGACCATCGTCAACGTCAGCTCTGCTTGCGGGCAACTCATTGTCCCCGGCCTGACAGGCTATGGCCCGTCCAAGGCTGCTTTCACGCAGATGGTATCTCATCTGGCGGCTGAGTACACCCCAGAGAAGGACGGAGTGCGTATGTTAAACTTCCACCCAG TACGGGACAAGAATGCCGACGCCGACAAGATCGCCACAATCGTTGTAGACACATTGGATACCTGCCTCGCCAAGGAGGACTACGAAGGCGTCTCCAGGCTCGTCCTCAAGGACGGGCACTGGCGTGATCATTTAGCATCGTCTCTCGACTTCCGGACCGTCAAAGGCGCCTCGAATGTCATATTCTTCCTACAAGACAATTCCGCGGTCGAGGAAATCATCATCGAGCGCGACACAGACTTCCGCAAACCTCATTTCGGACCGCTTAATCTAAATGGCGATCCCGAAAACATTACATTTCACGTCAGTTTCCGCGCAAGCCATGGAACAGGACGAGGTGTCTTCCGTTTGCTAGATGAAGGCACAGGATGGGTGATCTCCACTGTCTTCCTGTCGTTGCAGGAACTTGGAGGAGATCAGGAACCAGAAGGAACGAAGAGACCTGATGGACCCTTCGATGATGAGGAGAAGAAAATCCGAAACTGGCAGGATCGACGGACGGAGGCGAATGAGTTCAAGGAGAGGGACCCGGCTGCGTTGGTTGTGGGCGCAGGTCAGGCTGGT CTCATGGCATCAGCGCGGCTGAAGATGCTTGGTGTCGATACGCTTGCAATTGATACCAATGACCGCGTTGGAGAGAATTGGAGGAGACGATACCATTCGCTTGTGCTTCATGACCCAGTGTACTTCGACCAGATGCCGTACATGCCGTTCCCGAAGTCATGGCCATTGTACACGCCCAAGGATAAGCTGGCTGACTGGTCCGAGGCGTATGCTAGCACACTGGAATTGAATATCTGGACTAAGACGAAGCTCGTGTCCTCGCAATGGGATAAAGGCGAGTCGAAGTGGACTGTAGAGCTCGAGCGAACCCAAAGTGATGGTAAGACCGAAAAGAGAACGATTCGTCCTTGGCACATAGTGCAGTGTACAGGCCACTCCGGTAAGAAACTGGTTCCTGAAATCAAGGGTATGGATAGCTTCAAAGGTGATGTACTATGCCACTCGTCGGATTACACCGGTGTGTCGCAAGAG GGTCACGACATCTATCGCGACTACTACGAACATGGCTATGCCGTCAAAATGGTTCAACGATCCTCAACCTGCGTCGTCACCAGCTCCAGCATAACCAACGTCGGCCTCGCCG ACGCAGATCTCTGGCTCTGGGGAATGCCACCTGAACTCTTCAAAGCGCAGCAAAGCAAAGTCTCTGGCTTGCAGAAAGATACCGACTCTGAGATCCTGAAGGGCTTGGAGAAAGCCGGCTTCAAATGCGACGATGGTACAGACGACAGCGGGTTGTTTGTAAAGTATCTTCAACGCAGCGGGGGCTACTACATCGACGTCGGCGCCTCCCAAATGATCGCAGACGGCAAGATCAAAGTCAAACACGGCCAGGAAATCACCGAGATCACAGCGCACGGGCTCAGCTTCGCAGACGGCACGAGTCTTGAAGCTGACGAGATTGTCTTCGCCACTGGGTATCAGAATATGCGTTCTCAAGCTCGTATCACGGTCGGAGATGAAGTCACGGATCGTGTAGGAGATGTGCGGGGTCTCGACAAGGAGGGCGAGTTCAGGACGATATATCGGCGTAGTGGACACCCTGGGTTCTGGTTTTTTGGTGGGAATTTCCCGTTGTGTAGGTACTATTCGAGGCTGCTGGCACTGCAGATTAAGGCTATTGACACGGGGGTTGGAGCGCGGGAGAGTGGACATTATAAGGTGAGAGAGGGAGGAGGATCGAAGCCGTCGGATGATGAGGTACTGGTGCTAAATTAG